Within the Rubrobacter naiadicus genome, the region CGGTCGCCGAGTAGACCCCGGAGCCAGCGTGGAAGATCGGCAGGAAGGTGAAGAAGAGCCCCAGCGCCATCGTCCCGGTGGTGAAGAGGATGATCATCCGCAGGAGGTCTCCCCTGCGCAGCCCCACGAAGAAGCTGTCGGTTTGCTCCTCGGTCCTGGGGGCCGGCGCCTGGATCGCCGCTGCCGCCGGGATGCCGAGGAGTGGAACGGCACCCAGGAGGAACGTGACCCCGTAGCCGGCGTGGTGGGCGAGCCAGAGGCCGAGGGAGTTGCAGAAGATCGTGGGGATCGTGATGGAGATCCCGAGTACGCCCATCGCCTCGCCCCGTCGTCCAGGGGGTGCGAGTTCGGCGATGAGCGCGGAGAAGAGCACGGTTACGATACCGAAGCCAACGCCCCGTGCGAGCGTCACGGTGAGGACCGGGACTAACGCCTCGGTGAAGGGGTAGGCGAGGGCGGGGAGCCCGAGAAACACCAGCCCGGACACCAGAGATAGCCGGTAACCCAGGCGGGGGAGGATGCGCGGCATCTGGATCTGCGTCAGGACCGTCGAGAGCATGAACAGCCCCGTGGTGAGCCCCGCACCCGTGTTGCCGCCGCCGATCCGGCTGGCGTAG harbors:
- a CDS encoding MFS transporter, translating into MGRVVAMERGGKGHGEERLLTYPVVLLILSAFASFFGYQLLLSVIPLYASRIGGGNTGAGLTTGLFMLSTVLTQIQMPRILPRLGYRLSLVSGLVFLGLPALAYPFTEALVPVLTVTLARGVGFGIVTVLFSALIAELAPPGRRGEAMGVLGISITIPTIFCNSLGLWLAHHAGYGVTFLLGAVPLLGIPAAAAIQAPAPRTEEQTDSFFVGLRRGDLLRMIILFTTGTMALGLFFTFLPIFHAGSGVYSATAALLVAGASSTLTRWWAGRFGDRHDPRALLAPGMLTGAIGIALLTSGGPLLLLGALLFGSGLGAVQNSTLLVVLSRVSRQEYGLASALWNAAFDGGTGIGAFLFGLVISGWGFPPAFYLCALSLVCAALIVPLDRRRLPS